GCAATTTCTCCCGGCTGGATGAGGCTGAGCGGAAACCTGTCGATATCCACACGGGCATCGACAGCACTCTGTTAATCTTGCAACATCGACTCAAAGCCAAGCCAGACCATGCCGAGATCGACGTGGTGAAAGAGTATGGAGACTTACCGCCTATCGAGTGCTACGCCGGTCAGATGAATCAAGTTTTTATGAACGTGATCGGCAACGCCATTGACGCTCTAGAGCAACGCGATGAAACGCGATCGCTGGAGGAAATTAAAAACTTACCCAGTCAGATTACCATTCGTACTTTTCTGATGCAGGACAACCCAGCTGGTGTCCCCCGCGTTGTTATTCAGATTCGTGACAATGGCCCTGGCATGAGTGCAGGCGTGCAGTGCCAAGTTTTCGATCCCTTTTTCACCACCAAGCCGGTTGGGAAAGGAACGGGTCTGGGACTTTCCATTAGCTACCAGATTGTGGTAGAAAAACACGGCGGTTCCTTTAAATGTATGTCTCAACCCGGTCAGGGTACTGAGTTCTGGATAGAAATTCCTCTGAATCGCCAGTTAGCACAAAGCTGCTATAGCAATCCTATTTGAGTTTTAAGATGCCAGCGGTTCAGACCTCCGACTTTTCCAAGAAGTCGGGGATCTCGCCTTTAGGAATCATTTAGGAGCGCTATAGAACGCCTTGTACTCGGAAACCTCCTTTCCTTGCAGGGAAGGAGGTTTGGTTTTTCAAGTGAAAAATCTGAATTTTCCCGACATCCTCAGCATCGGTTAAGAAAAAATTAAGCTAGAATTAATAAACAATTATTGATATAAATATAAGTTAATATCAATCTCGATCCAGGGCAAGCCTGGGTTGGTTCCCAACTTCACACAGGTGAATCCATGAGTACCCAAAAAGTCTCATCGCAGTCCTTTTGTGCCCAAAAACTGAAAACTTTGGCAGATTCAACGCGGCTTGAGGTTTTAGAACTGCTGATGAGTGGCCCTAAGCACGTTGGCGAGATGAATGCGGTGCTGGGGTTGCAACAGAGTTTGCTATCGCATCATCTAAAAGTTTTGCGAGAAGAGGGTTTTGTGACGGCGACGCGAGATGGCAAGGCGGTGCTTTATCAGCTAGATCCTGCAATCCAGAGGACAAATGCTGATCGGGCGATTGACTTGGGATGTTGCCTGGTTTCGTTTGATTCCAACACATAAAAAACTTCAATTACATAACTGATGAAGAATCTAAGAATGCTTGCGCCGCTTTCTCTAGGGTTGGCTGCCTGCTTTTGGCTGCAATCTTGCGGGAAGCCTCCAGAAGGGGCAACCCAATCATCCGATAAGTTACAAGGCAAGCTGGTTTTGACGGGATCGAGTACGGTAGCACCTCTGGCGGCTGAGATGGCCAAGCGCTATGAAACTCAACATCTGGGAGTCCGGATTGACGTGCAAACAGGTGGGTCTTCGCGGGGAGTCGCAGATGCCCGTCAGGGGGTGGCAGATATTGGGATGGTTTCCCGAAGTCTCAAAGACAGCGAGAAGGATTTGCAAGCTTTTACCATTGCTAACGATGGCGTCTCGGTCATTCTTAATCAAGAGAATCCAGTTAAAAATCTGACGGACAAGCAAATTGTCGATATCTACACCGACAAAATCAATAATTGGAAACAAGTCGGCGGGAAAGATGCCCCAATTACGGTGGTCAATAAAGCTGAGGGTCGATCCACGCTGGAACTGTTTGCCGACCACTTCAAATTAAAGACAACCGATATTCGTGCCGATGTGGTGATTGGCGATAACGAACAAGGAATCAAAACCGTAGCAGGGAATCCCAACGCGATCGCTTATGTCTCCATTGGTTCTGGCGAATATGGTGTCACTCACAATACTCCGATCAAATTGTTGCCAGTCGAAGGGGTAGACGCCTCCATCGCCAACGTCAGCAACGGTAAATTTCCGCTTTCTCGTCCACTCAATTTAGTGACGAAAACTACACCCACCGGATTGCAAAAAGAATTTATTGATTTTGCCCGTTCTAAAGATGTGCAAGACATTGTGAAGGAGCAGTATTTTGTCCCAGTCGCGAAATGAAGCCATCCTCGTCTGGATGTTGCGGGGAATGGCGATTATTTCGGGCGCGATCGCTCTTTTAATTCTGCTATTCCTCATCTGGGAAACCTTGCCCATCCTGCAAAATATTGGGCTGACACGTTTCTTCAACGACCCCTCCTGGCATCCCGCTAGCGAAGAATTTAACCTAATGCCGATGTTGTGTGGGTCGCTATTTGTGACGGCGGGATCTGTGCTAGTCGCAACACCTCTGGGTATTCTCTCCGCAGTTTTCTGCCACTATTACGCACCTCCCGCTTTAGCCACAATTTACCGACGCCTGATTGAGCTTTTAGCAGGGATTCCCTCAGTCGTTTATGGCTTTTGGGGTTTAGTCGTACTGGTGCCAATTATTGGGCGGATGCACCCACCGGGACCAAGTTTATTGGCCGGGATTTTAATCCTAACGCTGATGATTTTGCCTACCATTGCTCTCGTCGCCGATGCCACCTTTGCCAACGTACCCGCAGATTATCTGCGGGGTGCGGCGGCGCTGGGATTGGGACGCTGGGCAATGGTGCGTGGTGTGGTTTTTCCAGCAGCAAAATCAGGGCTATTAACGGGGATTATCTTGGAAACGGGACGGGCGATTGGCGAAACAATGGCGGTGTTAATGGTTTGCGGTAACGTCGTGCAGGTACCAAAGGGTGTATTTGAGCCAGTGCGGACGTTGACAGCAAATATTGCTTTAGAGATGGCTTATGCCGTGGGAAATCACCGCGCCGCCTTGTTTGTCAGCGGGTTGATATTGATGGCGATGATTGTGGTTTTAGTCGTTGCTGCCGAAATGATTAATCAAGGGCATCTTTATGAGTGAATCCTTTGAGAAGACAAACTTACAAAAACAAAAGGTGCAAGAAAAAAACAATTTTTCGCCTTTTAATTGTTTGCCTTCTTCTGAATTGCTTCCGACTGCAATCCTCTGGGCATCTGTCGCTTTAATAACAGCTTCGCTGTTGTGGCTATTGAGCAATATTTTTGTTTCTGGTATCGGTCAAATTAGCTGGGAATTTTTGACAACTGCACCGCGTAATGCTGGGCGAGATGGAGGAATCGCACCCATTTTAATCTCTACCGCGCTAATCGTAGGAGTGTGCATGGCGGTTTCGATTCCGTTGGGAGTAGGGACTGCGATATTGCTGGCTGAATTTACCTCAAACCAGAGTATTTTAGGGCGGTTAGTGCGACTGAGTTTGGATGTTTTAGCAGGCGTCCCTTCAATTGTTTTTGGTCTTTTTGGGAACGCTTTCTTCTGTAAAACATTGGGAATGGGCTTCTCTATTCTTTCCGGTGGGTTGACGCTGGCGTGTATGGTGCTGCCGATTTTGATTCGCTCAACCCAGGAAGGTTTTCGAGGCGTACCGGATGACTACCGACGTTCGGCGGCGGCGCTGGGACTCTCTCGTACAGCCACATTATGGGAGTTACTGCTACCAGCGGCAATGCCTGGATTAGTCGTGGGGTTGCTGTTGGGTTTAGGGAGAGCGATCGCTGAAACGGCTGCTTTAATCTTTACCAGTGGTTACGTCGATCGGATGCCAGAGTCCTTGTGGGATTCCGGGCGATCGCTCTCGGTTCACATTTACGATCTCGCTATGAACGTCTCTGGCGGCGAACCAAATGCCTACGCCTCTGCTCTCGTATTAGTCAGCTTTCTATTACTCATTAATGCTGCAATCTCTTGGCTCGCAGAACGGTTTCGGCAATCCCGAATTTGGGTAGCGTAAACCAAGCTTACCTCGCGTTCTTTTTTTGCGTACTTCGCGTCTTTACAGTTTAAATTCTTCATGAAACACACGACAAGCGAAATTAGAATTCAAGAGAAAACTTCAGCCTCACTTCCCAGTAATGCCCCAGAAATCAAAACCGAGAATTTAAGCCTTTCTTACGCGAATAAACCCGCATTTAAAGATGTCACTCTCTCTATTAAATCGGGTGAAATTACAGCCCTAATTGGCCCTTCCGGTTGTGGCAAAACAAGCTTTCTCACTTGTCTAAACCGCCTTACCGATTTAACCAACAACTGTCGGTTAACAGGGCGGATTCTGCTGGGGGAGCGAGATGTGCAAGAAATCGATGTGATTTCATTGCGCCGCCGGGTAGGAATGCTATTTCAAAAACCCAATCCCTTCCCACTTTCCATTATCAGAAATCTTGAATTTCCGCTTAGAGAACATGGAGTGAGGAATCGAGAAAAAATCGATGAAATTGTCGAAGATGCCTTGCGCGATGTCGGCTTGTGGGATGAGGTGAAGGACAGGCTGAAATCTCCTACCCTTTCCCTTTCTGGCGGACAACAACAACGGCTATGTCTCGCCAGAGCGCTCGCCCTCAAACCCGATGTTCTCCTGATGGATGAGCCTTGCAGCGCCCTCGATCCCCTTTCTAGTGAAGTCGTAGAGGATTTAATCGTCAATCTGCGCGGCAAATATACAGTCCTCGTCGTCACTCACAATCTGGCACAGGCAAAACGGATTGCGGATGACGTGGCGCTGTTTTGGGTTCAGGATGGCGCTGGAGAATTGATCGAATCTGGTTCGGTTGCCCAGATGTTTGAATCGCCCCAGCACCCTCTAACGGCTGCCTACGTCACTGGCAGAAGGGGTTAGTGCAGCCATACTCACGAGAGAATCGCCCGTAACGCGGCAAATCCGCCAGTCGGGCAAAACGTCAGCACCCATGCGTTCGTAAAATGCGATCGCCGGTTCGTTCCAATCTAAAACGCTCCACTCCAATCTCCCACAGCCGCGAGATACAGCCAACTGAGCGAGGTGGGTGAGAAGCGCCTTCCCGATCCCCTGACGCCGATATTCCGGGAGTACAAACAAGTCTTCCAGATAGATTCCCGGCTTAGTGAGAAAGGTGGAATAGTTATGAAAAAACAGGGCAAACCCCACGGCTTGCCCCGCATATTCTGCTAGAATTGCCTCTACATAAGGCTTAGAACCGAACAGATGCTCTTTCAGGGCGTCCGTATTGCCTGTGACAGCGTCAGAGAGTTTCTCATACTCTGCGAGTGCTTTAATTAGCCCAAATAGCACCGACGCATCTCCAGGCTCTGCTGGACGTAAAATCAATTCAGTAGTCATTCGTCATCAGTCAGCGATCGTTTGGTCAATCATAAAACGAATGACTAATTACCGATCGCCAACAACTTTTAGGTGAGCCATCCTTTCAAGCGTTTGGCAACCTGGGGACGCCGCAGTTTCCGCATCGCTTTACTTTGAATTTGACGCACTCGTTCGCGGGACAAATTAAATAGACAGCCCACTTCTTCTAACGTGTAGGGTTCGCTGCTGGTTAAACCATACCGCAGAGAGATAACATCTTTTTCCCGATCGGTGAGAACGTCGCCTAACACTTCCCAAATTTCCTGGCGCATCATGGCTTCGCTCATCTGCTCTTCAGGAGATTGATTATCACCATCTTCGAGCA
This DNA window, taken from Coleofasciculus sp. FACHB-T130, encodes the following:
- a CDS encoding metalloregulator ArsR/SmtB family transcription factor; translation: MSTQKVSSQSFCAQKLKTLADSTRLEVLELLMSGPKHVGEMNAVLGLQQSLLSHHLKVLREEGFVTATRDGKAVLYQLDPAIQRTNADRAIDLGCCLVSFDSNT
- a CDS encoding phosphate ABC transporter substrate-binding protein encodes the protein MLAPLSLGLAACFWLQSCGKPPEGATQSSDKLQGKLVLTGSSTVAPLAAEMAKRYETQHLGVRIDVQTGGSSRGVADARQGVADIGMVSRSLKDSEKDLQAFTIANDGVSVILNQENPVKNLTDKQIVDIYTDKINNWKQVGGKDAPITVVNKAEGRSTLELFADHFKLKTTDIRADVVIGDNEQGIKTVAGNPNAIAYVSIGSGEYGVTHNTPIKLLPVEGVDASIANVSNGKFPLSRPLNLVTKTTPTGLQKEFIDFARSKDVQDIVKEQYFVPVAK
- the pstC gene encoding phosphate ABC transporter permease subunit PstC, which translates into the protein MSQSRNEAILVWMLRGMAIISGAIALLILLFLIWETLPILQNIGLTRFFNDPSWHPASEEFNLMPMLCGSLFVTAGSVLVATPLGILSAVFCHYYAPPALATIYRRLIELLAGIPSVVYGFWGLVVLVPIIGRMHPPGPSLLAGILILTLMILPTIALVADATFANVPADYLRGAAALGLGRWAMVRGVVFPAAKSGLLTGIILETGRAIGETMAVLMVCGNVVQVPKGVFEPVRTLTANIALEMAYAVGNHRAALFVSGLILMAMIVVLVVAAEMINQGHLYE
- the pstA gene encoding phosphate ABC transporter permease PstA translates to MSESFEKTNLQKQKVQEKNNFSPFNCLPSSELLPTAILWASVALITASLLWLLSNIFVSGIGQISWEFLTTAPRNAGRDGGIAPILISTALIVGVCMAVSIPLGVGTAILLAEFTSNQSILGRLVRLSLDVLAGVPSIVFGLFGNAFFCKTLGMGFSILSGGLTLACMVLPILIRSTQEGFRGVPDDYRRSAAALGLSRTATLWELLLPAAMPGLVVGLLLGLGRAIAETAALIFTSGYVDRMPESLWDSGRSLSVHIYDLAMNVSGGEPNAYASALVLVSFLLLINAAISWLAERFRQSRIWVA
- a CDS encoding phosphate ABC transporter ATP-binding protein yields the protein MKHTTSEIRIQEKTSASLPSNAPEIKTENLSLSYANKPAFKDVTLSIKSGEITALIGPSGCGKTSFLTCLNRLTDLTNNCRLTGRILLGERDVQEIDVISLRRRVGMLFQKPNPFPLSIIRNLEFPLREHGVRNREKIDEIVEDALRDVGLWDEVKDRLKSPTLSLSGGQQQRLCLARALALKPDVLLMDEPCSALDPLSSEVVEDLIVNLRGKYTVLVVTHNLAQAKRIADDVALFWVQDGAGELIESGSVAQMFESPQHPLTAAYVTGRRG
- a CDS encoding GNAT family N-acetyltransferase codes for the protein MTTELILRPAEPGDASVLFGLIKALAEYEKLSDAVTGNTDALKEHLFGSKPYVEAILAEYAGQAVGFALFFHNYSTFLTKPGIYLEDLFVLPEYRRQGIGKALLTHLAQLAVSRGCGRLEWSVLDWNEPAIAFYERMGADVLPDWRICRVTGDSLVSMAALTPSASDVGSR